Proteins encoded by one window of Pseudochaenichthys georgianus chromosome 9, fPseGeo1.2, whole genome shotgun sequence:
- the cdca2 gene encoding cell division cycle-associated protein 2, translated as MATLENRTDGDQKESMLTPSKGDSHPVLNDTTAPMMFCNLTPCQFGISVKSFTPSLPNHKDKSRLAQLKARRRSSVGVRGSPETNSLIRFMAQHRMKTPPPPGSRTPEPVRSGPFLPQVNASLRQKMASFQSLMDVEESVICDPEPKQHGNSGGCIKTRDDLSDGNSPSEGKENLRPKTPPGKRRRLGPLQGCQMQCREAPTPPFSLEETLTSREAEHEAHAVLISHANNQQDRVFELQSPGQTPPGEASPSLPFSHFSLPSLQEVKPPGEDAATTKKKSVRFGCPLSPEFFDKALPPSTPLQKGSTPARAPTPRGSFHPRSVLKTPQTIESQTQRDLGSPTDFGASPTFAVPRNRRVPSVGEDPQEEEGGKIVFPSWEDIDAEVTEDTERTLDLQPRTLDTAFHEESLSISLTEIEASLCTPSLTDAEDELSSLPEEEKQPEAEPEAEPEAPTKSRNRRIKQPAAAAGSEAPCRSTRRKRKQPEEMEPALRPTRSAARSAVGKMKVRQGSCGH; from the exons ATGGCTACCCTGGAAAATAGAACTGATGGAGATCAGAAGGAGAGCATGTTGACCCCCTCGAAAGGGGACTCTCATCCAGTTTTAAATGACACCACCGCCCCCATGATGTTCTGCAACCTCACGCCGTGTCAGTTTGGCATCTCTGTCAAGAGCTTTACTCCATCATTACCAAACCACAAAG ATAAGTCTCGCCTGGCACAATTGAAGGCTAGGCGGAGGTCCTCCGTTGGTGTCCGAGGCTCCCCAGAGACCAACTCCCTGATACGCTTCATGGCACAGCACAGGATGAAGACTCCGCCACCGCCAGGCTCCAGAACTCCAGAG CCCGTCAGGAGTGGGCCTTTCCTTCCCCAAGTCAACGCCTCGCTGAGGCAGAAGATGGCCTCCTTCCAGAGCCTGATGGATGTGGAGGAGAGTGTGATCTGTGATCCCGAGCCAAAGCAGCACGGCAACTCTGGAGGATGCATCAAGACAAGAGATGATCTGTCTG aTGGGAACAGCCCCTCTGAAGGGAAGGAGAACCTCCGCCCAAAGACGCCGCCCGGCAAGAGGAGGCGCCTGGGCCCCCTGCAGGgctgccagatgcagtgtagaGAGGCTCCTACCCCCCCCTTCAGTTTGGAG GAGACGCTGACATCCAGGGAAGCTGAGCACGAGGCCCACGCCGTGCTCATATCCCATGCTAACAACCAACAG GACAGGGTCTTTGAACTCCAAAGCCCCGGGCAGACACCACCTGGTGAAGCGTCTCcatccctccctttctcccactTCTCCCTCCCCTCTCTGCAGGAGGTGAAGCCCCCAG GAGAGGATGCGGCGACGACGAAGAAGAAGAGTGTGCGCTTTGGTTGTCCGCTCTCTCCGGAGTTCTTCGATAAGGCGCTGCCCCCCAGCACCCCACTGCAGAAGGGCTCCACCCCCGCCCGAGCCCCCACGCCTCGGGGGAGCTTCCACCCGCGCTCGGTGCTGAAGACCCCGCAGACGATCGAATCCCAAACTCAGCGGGACCTCGGCAGCCCCACGGATTTCGGAGCCTCGCCGACATTCGCCGTACCTCGCAACCGCAGAGTGCCGTCGGTGGGAGAAGACCctcaggaggaggagggaggaaag ATCGTGTTCCCTTCATGGGAGGATATTGACGCTGAAGTAACGGAAGATACAG AGAGGACGTTGGACCTGCAGCCGCGAACGCTGGACACTGCTTTCCACGAGGAGTCTCTCTCTATCAGTCTGACGG AGATTGAAGCTTCTCTCTGCACGCCCTCCCTGACGGATGCTGAGGACGAGCTTTCGTCACTGCCAGAGGAGGAGAAGCAACCCGAAGCAGAGCCCGAAGCAGAGCCCGAAGCTCCGACCAAGTCAAGAAACCGAAGGATAAAG cagccagcagcagcagccggcaGCGAGGCACCCTGTCGCTCCAccaggagaaagagaaag CAGCCCGAGGAGATGGAGCCAGCGCTGAGGCCGACGCGCTCTGCTGCCAGGTCAGCCGTGGGGAAGATGAAGGTGAGGCAGGGTTCTtgcggtcattga